ATTCCCGCTGAATGCGATCGCGATGCTTCTGAAGTTCCTCGATTCTCTGCTCCCGAGCAGAGTCGGAACCGACGGCCTGCCCGTCTCCAGCCCAAGCACAGCCCGCGGCAATCCACCAGGCCGCGAGAATCCCCGCACAGACAAGAATCGGGAAACCGGCCGGTCGCAGACCTTTGCTGACTCGATCCATGATCAGCGACTCACTCTTTCCCACACGGTCCGCCGGATGGTCACAATAGTCATCCAACGAGGCCGCCTAGCGATTCAGGCTGTAACTGACCGGCAGATGCAGCACGACCATCGGCGCGGTCAATTCATGCTTCATGTGCAGAGGACAGGCGCGCCGCACGGCTTCCATCGCCGCCTGATCCAACGACTCATGCCCGGAGCTTTTCACCACCTCGACATCTTTGAGTTGGCCGTCGTTGCGAATCGACACCTTCAGGACGACCTTGCCTTCCCAGCCGTTCAAGCGCGCAGTGCTGGGATAATGCCGGAGTTCGATGATGCGGCGATGCAGCGATTCGGCCAACCAGCCATAATCGGCTTTGGTGGCAGGTCTCGGCGTCGCCACGCGCGCCACGACTTGATGTTCTTGTAATGTCGCCGGATCCGGCTGCGCTGCGGCCACCGGCGCAGGGGCGGCAGCGACCGGTTCCGCCGGGGCAGGAGGAGCCGGTGCCGGCTCACTGACGGACGCGACGGCCTCCACGGCCGGTGCCGGACTTGGTGGAGCCGGTTCAGCCGCCGGGGCCGCCTGCACGACCGGCGCACTCGCCGTGACGATCGGTTCAGGCCTCGTCTCCATGACCGCCGGCGCACTCACCACTGCCTGGGCCTGATAGGTCTGCGCCGTCACCGGCGCCGCTTCCACCACGGTCTGCTCGACGGCCGCAGCAGTTTCCCGTACCACCTCAGCCGGCACCGCCGCTTGCATCAACGGTTCCGTTTTCTGGATTTCTTGCGGCTCAATGGGCTTGGCCTGTACCTGCACCACCTCCCTGGTCGGCTGAATCTGCTCCTGAGGACGAACCGTTTCAACGACCGGCTGCACCTCACGTTGGATCGCCTGCGGCACCACCCGGGTTTCGACCTGGCGTTGCACCGGCTGAGGCGGCGGTGGCACAGCACGCACCGGCTCGGGTCGCGGCTTCACGGGAGTCGGAGCGGGAGGCTGCACCTGCGGCACTGGAGCCGGCTCCTCCTGGCGCACCACTTCGCGCGGGGCCTCGACCAGCGCCACATCCCACTTGAACGGCTCCTTCTCCGCGATCATGGCCATCTTCGGCATCAGTCCGAATGCGGCGAGCGCGAGACAGGCGTGCAGCAGGAGCGATGCTCCCCACCCTGTCATCGATCGCTTGGGTTGCCACGATTGCGCCACGAGCACATTCTCCATGGGACACGTCCTTTCGAAACGATTCGCTCCGCCCTTACTTGAACATCACCTTGGATACGGATCCGATCGGCACTTCGACCTGGCCGAAATCCGACTCACCCTTAAAGCTGCCGCTGACGGCGGGCGTAAACTCCCCGTTCTTGCCGTTGATCAACGTCACCGTCATGGCCGGCGCAGTCTTGTCGGCCCCGGGCTTGATCTCAATCTGCTTGATCTGATCGAACTTGATATTGACCGTCGCCGTGCCGCGCTTGGCCGGCAGATGCCGTAACTCATGCGGGACGAACGAAGTCTCACTCATTTTTTCTTCCCAATAGAAGATGCCGTTCTTGAGCTCGGTCTCGACTCCCTGCTGGTCGGTCACGGCGATGGTGAAGGACTTCTCCGCCTTTCCATCGGCGGCGAACACACCCGGCGCCCAGAGCATGAGCGCCAATCCCACCAACCCGAACAGCCCCATCCGTCCCACCCGCTGATTCACCTGCGTCCTCATGACTCCTCCCCTTGCTCCTGCAGAATGCTGAAAAAGTCCACCAGCTTCGTTCTCGCAGCGCTCAGAGGCCCACCGTGCGGGAACAGGACGCTTCGCCCCTTCGCTTGCTGCGGCCTTGCTGAACGGCCTTTGTGAGCATTCTGCGAATGATTCCATCGTGGTCGTCGCGCTTCAGATAACGACGGCTACGGCTATTGAACGATCCCTGAGTAGTTCCACAACCTGCTAGAAAATTGCACATCGGACCGCGCTAGGGTGTCACCACGCGCGACAATTGCCCTTGTTGTACGATAACTCTGTTATGCGGAAAGGCATGTTCGGTCCAGCCCAACGCCACCGTTCCACTGTCGTGGATGGCCACGGTCGGATGCTCGGCCTTGGAGCCGCGGCTCAAGGTCTGCATCGGGCCGAATGTCTGCCCGCGATCGTCAGAAACCCGCATGACCACCCGCTTCCGCACCCCCGTCACTTCCTCCCACACCACCACGACCCGGCCATCCGGATGGACGGCCATGTGAAGATTGTCCGGCAGAGAGGTTGTGGCATTGTGTAGCGCCACCGGCGCGGAAAACGTCGCGCCCTGATCGTCCGATGTTGAAATGAACAGGCGCGGCTGTTCGTCCTTGCCCTCGGTGTACCACCCGATGTAGAGGCGTCCCCGGCCATCGAATGCGATCGAGGGGCCCCGATGGGGACAGGCGTCAAAGACCCATCCGTCCCGACTGACGACGGTCGGCGGAGAAAAGGTCCGGCCCTGGTCGGTCGAACGCGCAACCACAATGTCCCGCACATTGCCCTCGAAGGTCTTGCGCCAGGCGACCCACAACGACCCATCAGGCGCCTGCGCGAGCATCGGACGACAACAGGGACAGGCCATCCCGTCGAGAACGAGATTCTTGCCGACCGTGGCGCCATGGCCCTGGGAGCACGCGAACATGATGCCCGCCCCGCTCCGGTCCTTGTTCCGTCCATCCAGCCATGCGACATAGACCTCGCCATTATTTCCGGCAATCACATGCTCGAAGGTATGCGAGATGGCCAAGCCATCGTCATTGACCTGCACCGGCGGCTGAACAGGCATGCCCCCCGCGTCCAATCGCGCGAGGCGGAGATCCGACGCAAATAGTGCTCCGGGGGTCTTATTGGCAGAGGACCAGGTGACGAACTGCTCTCCGTCACCACCTATGGCGAAACCCGGTGATTGATGCACGGCTTCCGGCCCGGCACCCGGCGGATTGACGGACACCTGGGCGATCGCCGGATGATCAGCGGGAATAGCTGCCGTCTTCACCTCCCCCTGCACTCCGTTTTTTTCGATCCAGGCCGCATGCAAGAGGCCGTCGC
The Nitrospira sp. DNA segment above includes these coding regions:
- a CDS encoding TonB-dependent receptor plug domain-containing protein encodes the protein MDRVSKGLRPAGFPILVCAGILAAWWIAAGCAWAGDGQAVGSDSAREQRIEELQKHRDRIQRELNQLKQQPDGVSRSSVPRTELSDQPTRTLKESMESVPGVIVRPGQGGRDSNLSIRGLGK
- a CDS encoding TonB family protein; its protein translation is MENVLVAQSWQPKRSMTGWGASLLLHACLALAAFGLMPKMAMIAEKEPFKWDVALVEAPREVVRQEEPAPVPQVQPPAPTPVKPRPEPVRAVPPPPQPVQRQVETRVVPQAIQREVQPVVETVRPQEQIQPTREVVQVQAKPIEPQEIQKTEPLMQAAVPAEVVRETAAAVEQTVVEAAPVTAQTYQAQAVVSAPAVMETRPEPIVTASAPVVQAAPAAEPAPPSPAPAVEAVASVSEPAPAPPAPAEPVAAAPAPVAAAQPDPATLQEHQVVARVATPRPATKADYGWLAESLHRRIIELRHYPSTARLNGWEGKVVLKVSIRNDGQLKDVEVVKSSGHESLDQAAMEAVRRACPLHMKHELTAPMVVLHLPVSYSLNR